A part of Saccharomonospora amisosensis genomic DNA contains:
- the aroC gene encoding chorismate synthase: MLRWITAGESHGPALAAVLEGMVAGVRITTADLSEQLARRRLGFGRSPRMGFETDRVEFVGGVRHGLTQGGPIAVQIENAEWPKWKQVMAADPVDEAELRGLARNEPLTRPRPGHADLPGMQKYGFDEARPVLERASARETASRTALGTVARAFLRQLLGVEIVSHVVSIGGAQAQEGPLPRPEDLPGIDASPVRAFGEEATQAMVSEVDEVRKAGDTVGGVIEVIAYDLPPGLGSHVHWDRRLDAKLAGALMGVQAMKGVEIGDGFTTARRWGSQAHDEIDRADGPKGVSRRSNRAGGLEGGITNGEPLRLRVAMKPISTVPRALSTVDVATGEPAVAIHQRSDVCAVPRAGVVLESVVALVLADAALEKFGGDSLPESRRNAESYLAGLESWWQR, from the coding sequence GTGTTGCGCTGGATAACCGCTGGTGAATCGCATGGCCCGGCCCTGGCCGCCGTCCTCGAGGGCATGGTGGCGGGGGTGCGGATCACAACCGCTGACCTGAGCGAGCAACTCGCCCGCAGGCGGCTGGGCTTCGGGCGCAGCCCGAGGATGGGTTTCGAGACCGACCGGGTCGAGTTCGTCGGCGGCGTGCGGCACGGCCTCACTCAGGGCGGCCCTATCGCGGTGCAGATCGAGAACGCCGAGTGGCCCAAGTGGAAGCAGGTGATGGCCGCCGATCCGGTCGATGAGGCCGAGTTGCGGGGCCTGGCCCGCAACGAGCCACTGACGAGGCCCCGGCCCGGCCATGCCGACCTTCCTGGGATGCAGAAGTACGGCTTCGACGAGGCACGGCCGGTGCTCGAGCGGGCGAGTGCCAGGGAAACCGCGTCGCGGACGGCGCTGGGCACGGTCGCCCGGGCGTTCCTGCGGCAACTGCTGGGTGTCGAGATCGTCAGCCACGTGGTGTCCATCGGCGGGGCGCAGGCGCAGGAAGGGCCGCTTCCGCGTCCGGAGGATCTGCCCGGTATCGACGCCAGTCCGGTGCGGGCCTTCGGCGAGGAGGCGACGCAGGCCATGGTGTCGGAGGTCGACGAGGTCAGGAAGGCGGGCGACACCGTCGGTGGGGTGATCGAGGTGATCGCCTACGACCTACCGCCCGGTCTCGGCTCACACGTGCACTGGGACCGCAGGCTCGACGCGAAGCTGGCCGGGGCTCTCATGGGCGTGCAGGCGATGAAGGGCGTGGAGATCGGGGACGGTTTCACCACCGCCCGGCGCTGGGGCAGCCAGGCCCACGACGAGATCGACAGGGCCGATGGCCCCAAGGGTGTCAGCCGCCGATCCAACCGGGCTGGTGGCCTGGAAGGCGGCATCACCAATGGGGAGCCGTTGCGGCTGCGGGTCGCGATGAAGCCGATCTCGACTGTCCCTCGGGCGCTGTCCACAGTGGATGTCGCGACCGGGGAGCCAGCGGTGGCGATCCACCAGCGCTCGGACGTTTGTGCCGTGCCGAGGGCCGGGGTCGTCCTGGAGTCGGTGGTGGCACTGGTGTTGGCCGACGCGGCGTTGGAGAAGTTCGGTGGCGACTCGCTGCCTGAGAGCAGGCGCAACGCCGAATCGTATCTGGCGGGGCTGGAAAGCTGGTGGCAGCGCTGA
- a CDS encoding shikimate kinase has protein sequence MTARGPIVVVGPPGSGKSTVGPLLANRLGKPYHDADAELEASTGRRIADIFATDGEEVFRAIEEEVVAEGLARDDGVYALGGGAVLSERTRKRLLGHIVVFLNVGMAEGVRRTGMSTARPLLAGINPRATYKALLEARLPVYRAVATVEVDTDDRSPDEVADQVVERLREGGVPESAPGNNTTEHSTKER, from the coding sequence ATGACCGCTCGTGGCCCGATCGTCGTCGTCGGCCCGCCCGGCTCCGGAAAGAGCACGGTAGGCCCATTGCTGGCGAACCGACTGGGTAAGCCCTACCACGACGCCGATGCAGAACTGGAGGCGAGCACCGGCCGGCGCATCGCCGACATTTTCGCCACCGACGGCGAGGAGGTCTTCCGCGCGATAGAGGAGGAAGTCGTAGCCGAAGGCCTCGCTCGCGACGACGGCGTCTACGCGCTCGGTGGCGGGGCCGTGCTTTCCGAGCGAACTAGAAAACGTCTCCTCGGGCACATCGTGGTGTTCCTCAACGTCGGTATGGCCGAGGGTGTGCGACGCACCGGCATGTCGACAGCACGACCGCTGCTCGCCGGAATCAACCCCCGTGCGACGTACAAGGCCTTGCTGGAGGCCCGGCTGCCGGTCTACCGCGCGGTCGCCACGGTGGAGGTCGACACCGACGACCGAAGCCCTGACGAGGTCGCCGACCAGGTCGTCGAGCGGCTGCGCGAGGGCGGTGTGCCAGAATCGGCGCCCGGCAACAACACAACAGAACACTCCACAAAGGAGCGATGA
- the aroB gene encoding 3-dehydroquinate synthase: MTDPVRIPVRTAQPYDVVVGRGLLGELAGTVRDASKVALIHPPTLITTAEAVRAELADSGLDAHRVEIPDAEDGKALSVAGFCWEVLGRIGLDRRGVVIGLGGGAVTDLAGFVAGTWMRGVRLVNVPTTLLGMVDAAVGGKTGINTDAGKNLVGVFHEPTAVLADLATLETLPPNELVSGMAEVVKAGFIADPAILELIEQDPAAAVDTGGEVLGELVRRSITVKANVVAADLRESDLREILNYGHTLGHAIERRERYRWRHGAAVSVGMVFAAELARLAGRLDDATADRHATVLRSLGLPTTYDPDALPQLIEGMHADKKSRSGTLRFVVLDGLAKPGRLEGPDPALLAGAYSAVAGGETKDGGVLL, from the coding sequence ATGACCGACCCAGTCCGCATACCGGTACGCACGGCCCAGCCCTACGACGTCGTAGTGGGGCGCGGCCTGCTGGGTGAGCTCGCGGGCACGGTGCGGGACGCCTCCAAGGTCGCGCTCATCCACCCGCCCACATTGATCACCACGGCGGAGGCCGTGCGCGCCGAGCTGGCCGACAGCGGGCTCGACGCGCACCGCGTCGAGATCCCGGACGCCGAGGACGGCAAGGCGCTGTCGGTGGCTGGGTTCTGCTGGGAGGTGCTCGGCCGCATCGGCCTCGATCGCCGGGGTGTCGTCATCGGTCTCGGCGGCGGCGCCGTAACCGACCTCGCCGGGTTCGTCGCGGGCACCTGGATGCGCGGGGTGCGGCTGGTGAACGTCCCGACCACGCTGCTGGGCATGGTCGACGCCGCGGTGGGCGGCAAGACCGGCATCAATACCGACGCGGGCAAGAACCTCGTCGGTGTCTTCCACGAACCGACAGCGGTGCTGGCCGACCTGGCCACGCTGGAGACCCTGCCGCCCAACGAACTCGTCTCCGGGATGGCCGAGGTCGTCAAGGCCGGGTTCATCGCCGACCCGGCCATCCTGGAGCTGATCGAGCAAGACCCGGCGGCGGCGGTGGACACCGGGGGCGAGGTGCTCGGCGAGTTGGTGCGCCGCTCCATCACGGTGAAGGCCAACGTTGTCGCCGCCGACCTACGGGAGTCCGACCTGCGGGAGATCCTCAACTACGGCCACACCCTCGGGCACGCCATCGAGCGGCGCGAGCGCTACCGCTGGCGGCACGGTGCGGCGGTCAGCGTCGGCATGGTGTTCGCCGCCGAACTGGCCAGGCTGGCGGGCAGGCTCGACGACGCCACCGCCGACCGGCACGCCACCGTGCTGCGCTCGCTCGGCCTGCCGACAACGTACGACCCCGACGCACTGCCCCAGTTGATCGAAGGAATGCACGCCGACAAGAAGAGCCGGTCCGGCACGCTCCGGTTCGTGGTGCTCGACGGCCTTGCCAAACCCGGCAGGCTGGAGGGCCCTGACCCAGCGCTGCTGGCGGGCGCGTACTCCGCCGTCGCGGGCGGAGAAACCAAGGACGGGGGAGTGTTGCTGTGA
- the aroQ gene encoding type II 3-dehydroquinate dehydratase, whose product MKVFVLNGPNLGRLGKREPAVYGTVTHDDLAGMCTDIGKELGLDVEVRQTDHEGELVGWLHEAADEGSPVVLNAGAWTHYSIAVRDAAAQLSAPLIELHISNVHKREQFRHHSVLSDVATGVIAGLGVDGYRLALLWMAGNAA is encoded by the coding sequence GTGAAGGTGTTCGTGCTCAACGGCCCGAACCTCGGCAGGCTCGGCAAGCGCGAGCCAGCCGTCTACGGGACCGTCACCCACGACGACCTGGCGGGAATGTGCACCGACATCGGCAAGGAACTCGGCCTGGATGTCGAGGTCAGGCAGACCGACCACGAGGGTGAGCTGGTCGGGTGGCTGCACGAGGCCGCCGACGAAGGCTCGCCCGTCGTGCTCAACGCGGGTGCGTGGACCCACTACTCCATCGCAGTACGCGACGCGGCGGCGCAGTTGAGCGCGCCGCTGATCGAGCTGCACATCTCCAATGTCCACAAGCGAGAGCAGTTCCGGCACCACAGCGTGCTCTCCGACGTCGCGACCGGCGTCATCGCCGGGCTCGGTGTCGACGGGTACCGGCTGGCCCTGCTGTGGATGGCGGGCAACGCGGCCTGA
- a CDS encoding beta-xylosidase: MRTRRGRGPLTATALAMAATAVLGACTATSARPQAGGSEPAIGGGKERTASTVEQRTLLSSSERSSKGVVARGGADSVYNYGPTVMVDGERTRMWWCSQYGSAKPAGDDILYAEASSPDGPFTGPGGAQPPAVLSGNRGRFDGVHTCDPSVLRVDGTYYMYYTGAAGDHALGNAIGLATSTDGLHWIRPTGEPIVRPAGDTRRDNTYGAGQPAAVYLDGWFYLMFTDTTARAAGWNGAGQFLLRAKDPTFAAGVQALGPEGFHPVADTSAPRTNSLVDAFSADLMWVDALDAFAIAHQTDRGTTITFWDRRFSASPYRPVLIPSEWEEGPGLVRQGDGHTPVATSDPCGTVPIDVLHATVIGSAGAPTGLRHFGLDLRDVDGCAGAQRTLSVLDGLAMPSPLRTMDLVIGGEVLRVDRRSVATGLAREVLDERIPALDQATSTVRLAAGARAVRAPGMGTGFLLDGRLWPLATPHAEEILARNGSTAEPISRQEWEAYPAGPTLGS, encoded by the coding sequence ATGCGCACTCGCCGCGGTCGGGGGCCGCTCACGGCCACGGCGCTCGCCATGGCCGCCACCGCGGTGCTCGGTGCTTGCACGGCCACCAGCGCCCGCCCGCAGGCTGGGGGCAGTGAGCCTGCGATCGGCGGTGGCAAGGAGCGGACAGCTTCCACCGTGGAGCAGCGCACCCTGCTGTCCAGTTCCGAGCGGTCCAGCAAGGGTGTCGTAGCCCGCGGCGGTGCCGACTCGGTCTACAACTACGGCCCCACGGTGATGGTGGACGGTGAGCGCACCCGGATGTGGTGGTGCAGCCAGTACGGCAGCGCCAAGCCGGCCGGCGACGACATCCTGTACGCCGAGGCCAGCTCACCCGACGGACCGTTCACCGGGCCCGGCGGCGCGCAGCCGCCCGCGGTGCTGTCGGGCAACCGCGGCCGGTTCGACGGCGTGCACACTTGCGACCCGTCCGTGCTGCGGGTCGACGGCACCTACTACATGTACTACACCGGCGCGGCGGGCGACCACGCGCTCGGCAACGCGATCGGGCTGGCGACCAGCACCGACGGGCTGCACTGGATACGGCCCACCGGCGAACCGATCGTGCGTCCCGCGGGCGACACCCGCCGGGACAATACCTATGGCGCGGGGCAACCCGCCGCGGTGTACCTGGACGGCTGGTTCTACTTGATGTTCACCGACACCACCGCACGCGCGGCGGGCTGGAACGGTGCCGGTCAGTTCCTGTTGCGGGCCAAGGACCCCACGTTCGCGGCCGGGGTGCAGGCGCTGGGTCCCGAGGGGTTCCACCCCGTTGCCGACACCTCCGCGCCGAGGACGAACTCGCTCGTCGACGCGTTCAGCGCGGACCTGATGTGGGTGGACGCGCTGGACGCGTTCGCGATCGCCCACCAGACCGACCGCGGCACCACGATCACCTTCTGGGACCGGCGGTTCTCCGCGAGCCCGTACCGCCCGGTGCTGATACCCAGCGAATGGGAGGAAGGGCCGGGGTTGGTGCGGCAAGGCGACGGGCACACGCCCGTCGCCACGAGCGACCCGTGCGGCACCGTCCCGATCGACGTGCTGCACGCCACCGTCATCGGCAGCGCCGGGGCGCCGACCGGCCTGCGGCACTTCGGCCTCGACCTGCGCGACGTCGACGGTTGTGCCGGGGCGCAGCGCACACTGTCCGTGCTCGACGGGCTGGCGATGCCTTCACCGCTGCGCACCATGGATCTGGTGATCGGGGGCGAGGTACTGCGGGTGGACCGCCGTTCGGTGGCGACCGGGCTGGCCAGGGAAGTGCTCGACGAACGCATCCCCGCGCTCGATCAGGCGACCAGCACCGTGCGGCTGGCGGCGGGCGCCCGCGCGGTGCGCGCGCCGGGCATGGGTACGGGCTTCCTGCTCGACGGCAGGCTGTGGCCGCTGGCCACACCCCACGCCGAGGAGATCCTCGCCCGCAACGGCTCGACCGCCGAACCGATCAGCCGCCAGGAGTGGGAGGCCTACCCGGCAGGACCGACCCTGGGTTCCTGA
- a CDS encoding B-4DMT family transporter, which translates to MPSWVTRGIVMAVLHAAGTVALAKIAVFQPTEVTFVTIVTLALLVGAAALWSAIDAWLGVDRAPRTWFIAALVAGPVSGVLAVIGRAVFVDQTGVNALGAALTGGAAFTALLVLAPAGLGLLVGARLGGSRATEADDDRVVQEPRVGPAG; encoded by the coding sequence ATGCCGTCCTGGGTTACTCGCGGAATCGTTATGGCGGTGCTGCACGCCGCCGGAACAGTCGCGCTCGCCAAGATCGCCGTGTTCCAACCCACCGAGGTCACCTTCGTCACGATCGTGACATTGGCGCTGCTGGTCGGCGCGGCGGCGCTGTGGAGCGCCATCGACGCGTGGCTCGGGGTGGACAGGGCCCCCCGCACCTGGTTCATCGCCGCGCTGGTCGCCGGACCGGTCTCCGGGGTGCTCGCCGTCATCGGCCGGGCGGTGTTCGTCGACCAGACCGGCGTGAACGCGCTCGGCGCCGCCCTCACCGGCGGCGCGGCCTTCACCGCCCTGCTGGTACTGGCTCCGGCCGGGCTCGGCCTGCTCGTCGGCGCTCGCCTCGGCGGTTCACGCGCCACCGAAGCCGACGACGACAGGGTGGTTCAGGAACCCAGGGTCGGTCCTGCCGGGTAG
- a CDS encoding M24 family metallopeptidase, producing MPDFHAGRRAALRDLLLAADLDALLVTDVVNVRYLSGFTGSNAALLVPSSGEEGTVLCTDGRYTTQAAAEVADLERVIDRPCAPALLRRAAGAAYRRTGFESHHLTVEEHADLVALTDEVRLLRAPGLVERLRAVKDTTEIAAIRTACTAADRALAELLESGGLRPGRTEREVAADLETGMVRHGAEGPAFASIVAAGANSAVPHHRPTNAVLARGDLVKLDFGAVVMGYRSDMTRTVVLGEPAGWQRDLHDLVGEAQRRATAAALPGADVAAVDAVARDFVAGAGHGADFPHGLGHGVGLRIHEAPSLAATGEGTLAAGMTVTVEPGVYLAGRGGVRIEDTLVVREATPEILTLSTKELVAV from the coding sequence GTGCCCGATTTCCACGCCGGACGGCGAGCCGCGTTGCGCGATCTGTTGCTCGCGGCCGATCTCGACGCACTGCTCGTCACCGACGTCGTCAACGTGCGCTACCTCAGCGGTTTCACCGGTTCCAACGCGGCGTTGCTCGTGCCGTCGTCGGGCGAGGAGGGCACGGTGCTGTGCACCGACGGCCGCTACACCACGCAGGCCGCCGCCGAGGTGGCCGATCTGGAACGTGTCATCGACCGGCCGTGCGCGCCGGCGCTGCTGCGCCGCGCCGCCGGTGCCGCCTACCGGCGCACCGGGTTCGAAAGCCACCACCTGACGGTGGAGGAACACGCCGACCTGGTCGCGCTGACCGACGAGGTGCGGCTGCTGCGCGCGCCGGGGCTGGTGGAGCGGCTGCGCGCGGTCAAGGACACCACCGAGATAGCGGCCATCCGTACCGCGTGCACCGCCGCCGACCGTGCGCTCGCCGAGCTGCTGGAAAGCGGTGGCCTGCGGCCGGGCCGTACCGAACGCGAGGTGGCCGCTGACCTGGAGACCGGGATGGTCAGGCACGGCGCTGAGGGGCCCGCGTTCGCCTCCATCGTCGCGGCGGGCGCCAACTCGGCGGTCCCGCACCACCGCCCCACCAACGCCGTGCTGGCCCGCGGCGACCTCGTCAAGCTCGACTTCGGTGCAGTGGTGATGGGATATCGCTCCGACATGACCCGCACCGTCGTGCTCGGCGAGCCCGCCGGTTGGCAGCGCGACCTGCACGACCTGGTCGGCGAGGCGCAGCGAAGGGCCACCGCCGCCGCGTTGCCTGGCGCGGACGTGGCCGCGGTGGACGCCGTGGCGCGTGACTTCGTCGCGGGCGCCGGGCACGGCGCAGACTTCCCGCACGGCCTCGGGCACGGGGTGGGGCTGCGCATCCACGAGGCACCGAGTCTGGCCGCGACCGGCGAAGGTACACTGGCCGCCGGTATGACGGTCACCGTCGAGCCCGGCGTCTACCTGGCGGGGCGCGGTGGCGTGCGCATCGAGGACACGCTCGTCGTGCGGGAGGCGACTCCCGAGATCCTCACCCTGAGCACGAAGGAACTCGTGGCCGTCTAG
- the efp gene encoding elongation factor P, producing the protein MATTNDLKNGMVLNLDGQLWSVVNFQHVKPGKGGAFVRTTLKHVLSGKVVDKTFNAGTKVDTATVDRRQMTYLYNDGTDYVFMDAETYDQINLPAETVGDGANYLLENTEVQVAIHEGTPLYVELPTTVELVIEHTDPGLQGDRSTGGTKPARLETGAEIQVPLFVSSGEKVKVDTRDGRYLGRA; encoded by the coding sequence GTGGCCACCACCAACGACCTGAAGAACGGCATGGTCCTCAACCTGGACGGCCAGCTGTGGTCCGTCGTGAACTTCCAGCACGTCAAGCCGGGCAAGGGGGGAGCGTTCGTGCGCACGACCCTGAAGCACGTGCTGTCCGGCAAGGTGGTGGACAAGACGTTCAACGCGGGCACGAAGGTCGACACGGCCACCGTGGACCGGCGCCAGATGACCTACCTGTACAACGACGGCACCGACTACGTGTTCATGGATGCCGAGACCTACGACCAGATCAACCTGCCCGCCGAGACCGTCGGCGACGGCGCCAACTACCTGCTGGAGAACACCGAGGTGCAGGTAGCGATACACGAAGGCACGCCGCTTTACGTGGAGCTGCCGACAACGGTGGAACTCGTCATCGAACACACCGACCCCGGACTGCAGGGTGACCGCTCCACCGGTGGCACCAAGCCCGCGAGGTTGGAGACCGGTGCCGAGATCCAGGTTCCGCTGTTCGTCAGCAGCGGCGAGAAGGTCAAGGTCGACACCCGCGACGGCCGCTACCTCGGCCGAGCGTGA
- the nusB gene encoding transcription antitermination factor NusB: MSTRGSARRGAPTGRRAARRRAVELLYEGAQRSVDPVTLLGDRMGAKDVEPIPDYTVSLVEGVTANRERIDELLAEHAQGWSLSRMPVVDLAVLRIGVYELLWAADVPDPVAIDEAVGLAKELSTEDSPRFVNGVLGRIGTIADRLRAVL, translated from the coding sequence GTGAGCACTCGAGGGTCGGCACGGCGCGGCGCGCCAACCGGTCGTCGCGCCGCTCGCAGGCGTGCCGTCGAGCTGCTCTACGAGGGTGCGCAGCGATCGGTCGACCCGGTGACGCTGCTGGGTGACCGGATGGGCGCCAAGGACGTGGAGCCGATCCCGGACTACACGGTCTCGCTGGTCGAGGGTGTGACGGCCAACCGGGAGCGCATCGACGAGTTGCTCGCCGAGCATGCGCAGGGCTGGTCGCTGAGCCGCATGCCGGTGGTCGACCTCGCGGTGCTGCGCATCGGAGTCTACGAGTTGTTGTGGGCGGCCGACGTTCCCGATCCGGTCGCCATCGACGAGGCGGTGGGCCTGGCCAAGGAACTCTCGACCGAGGACTCGCCCCGGTTCGTCAACGGCGTGCTCGGCAGGATAGGCACCATCGCGGACCGCCTGCGCGCGGTCCTCTGA
- the bldD gene encoding transcriptional regulator BldD: protein MGDYAKALGAKLRGIRQQQGLSLHGVEQKSGGRWKAVVVGSYERGDRAVTVQKLAELADFYGVPVVELLPEGRVPSGAEPATKIVINLERLQQLPAEKVGPLARYAATIQSQRGDYNGKVLSIRTEDLRSLAIIYDMTPGELTEQLIEWGVLPPEARPSKED from the coding sequence ATGGGCGATTACGCCAAGGCGCTCGGGGCCAAGCTCCGCGGAATCCGCCAGCAACAGGGTCTGTCCCTGCACGGAGTCGAGCAGAAGTCCGGCGGCCGATGGAAGGCCGTCGTCGTGGGCTCGTACGAGCGGGGAGACCGCGCGGTGACCGTACAAAAGCTTGCCGAACTCGCCGACTTCTACGGTGTCCCGGTGGTCGAGCTGCTGCCGGAGGGCAGGGTGCCGTCCGGCGCCGAGCCCGCGACGAAGATTGTGATCAATCTCGAGCGGTTGCAGCAACTTCCCGCGGAGAAGGTGGGTCCGCTCGCCCGCTACGCGGCGACCATCCAGAGTCAGCGCGGTGACTACAACGGCAAGGTGCTCTCGATCCGCACCGAGGACCTGCGCTCACTCGCGATCATCTACGACATGACCCCCGGCGAGCTGACCGAACAGCTCATCGAGTGGGGGGTGCTTCCGCCGGAGGCCCGCCCGTCGAAGGAGGACTGA
- the pyrR gene encoding bifunctional pyr operon transcriptional regulator/uracil phosphoribosyltransferase PyrR: MAPRPRGATEPAAERELLSAGDVARTIARMAHQIIEKTALGAEGTPPPVLLGIPTRGAPLAARLAERISEFSGVEVPVGALDVTLYRDDLRRRPTRPLQESQLPGGGIQDRVVVLVDDVLFSGRTIRAALDALRDHGRPTAVQLAVLVDRGHRELPIRADYVGKNVPTSRSEAVSVLLTETDGRDAVLLGVRA, translated from the coding sequence GTGGCGCCACGCCCACGTGGCGCGACGGAACCCGCGGCCGAGCGCGAACTGCTCTCGGCTGGTGACGTCGCGCGCACCATCGCCCGAATGGCGCATCAGATCATCGAGAAGACAGCGCTCGGTGCGGAGGGCACGCCCCCGCCGGTGCTGCTGGGAATCCCCACCAGAGGCGCGCCACTTGCCGCGCGGCTCGCGGAGCGAATCAGCGAGTTCTCCGGTGTCGAGGTGCCGGTGGGCGCGCTGGACGTCACGCTGTACCGCGACGACCTGCGCCGCAGGCCAACCCGGCCGCTGCAGGAGTCGCAACTGCCCGGTGGCGGCATCCAGGACCGGGTCGTGGTGCTCGTGGACGACGTGCTCTTCTCCGGGCGCACCATCCGTGCGGCGCTGGATGCGCTGCGTGACCACGGCAGGCCGACGGCCGTGCAGTTGGCGGTGCTGGTCGACAGAGGCCACCGGGAACTGCCGATCCGCGCCGACTACGTGGGCAAGAACGTGCCGACCTCCCGCTCGGAGGCCGTCTCGGTGCTGCTCACCGAAACCGACGGGCGAGACGCCGTGTTGCTGGGGGTGCGGGCATGA